From the Bos javanicus breed banteng chromosome 7, ARS-OSU_banteng_1.0, whole genome shotgun sequence genome, the window TCCTCTGGACAACTTCTGTCTCCAAGTTCCCAGCTTCTCGTGCAGTTCTAGCTCCGTGCTGCACGGCACCCTCTCTTGTAACACGGTCTCTTGCAGGTGACCATGCAGCCCCAGGATGGGGGCTAGCAGCAGTAGCACTTCCTGTTCCTGTTGATCTCTGAACTGCAGTGCCTATGTGGCATTTTGGCCATTCCACTCCCCGTGTGCCCAATGTCCTGATTCAATTCTTTTAAATACTCaagagtgttttttgttttttgttaatattttcttgaCTGGATCCTGACTGATACCATCCCTAGcactctctccccacctcccccacaagCAAGGTGAACATAAGGGTCCATCTTCCCAGCCCATGTGAGCAAGAGGCCAACGAATGAAAGAATATCACAGCATCCTCATCCCTCAGAGAAGCAATTACGGAAACCCTGTGGCTGGCTGCCTAGCTGAGCTTTCTCTCCAAAGGCccctgtctctgcttttattcTGAAGATTCCCCACCCgctaccccctgcccccacatCTTTAAAGGAAAGTGAGGCAGACAGCCCAGCTGGGGTTCCTTGCAGCAGTTGGAGCACTTGGCTCAGAGCCGGGGCGTCCTGACGGCGTTGCCCAGTACCTGCTCTATGTAAGCTCTGTGTCAGGTAACACCGAGGGGATCAGAGGACCATCAGAGGGGGAAGGAAAGCCCCCTCCACAGCTCCAGATCCCAcggtttctccctccctcccggaTTGTGGTTTGATTTTGACTCATAAGTGCCCTTTCTCGGATCTCTTCTTTCTTGTTCCCCAGTGACTGGCACTGAGCCCCTTAAACAAGCTGGCATCGTGGGGAAATGGAGGCAGAGATAGGAACAGCTCGATTGTGCTGACATTGCTGCAGGAACACACATTTTTGTGGCTCAAGCCCCCCTTGCCAAATGGCAATATAAAGCCCTTTCAACTCACGTgcgtaaagaagaaaataattaaactcTTCTGTCGAGGATCACCTGGCTCCCCCCATCCATTCACTTAGGATGTTTTGTTCCCACTGGAGCGTATGATTGGAAAACAAAGGTAAATGAGAGCAATTTATTCCCGGatcactcccccccccccccccccccgctgcAGGATTAAAGCTGCCTCAGCCATAAAGAGTTTACAAACTCTAAAGAAAGATAATAACTTCCCTTCTCACGGCCCGGTCACGGGGAGGTAACGCATGTTTCCAATCAGCTGAGAATGGAACTCAAATGGtagattttatttcactttaatccGCCTGTGAGTTCACTTTCAAGGTAAGAGGGACCACAACCTGCAATGTGAACAGAGTTTATTAACTTCGAAGTCTCCTCCTAAAGGTGGAGGAGCCAGCTTAGTTTACTCCTCGCCCCAAAGCCTTGCCTGGCTTGGGGGCCTGGTGCGGTTGGTGCCTGCCTGGGGCACGGGGTGAGTGCTGAGCAGGTAGAGGGGCCTCAGCGATTCAGAGCCCAGCTAACCTGATGGCAGCATCAGCACCGCCAAAGGTCATGGAGGTGACAACAAGCCATTCCAGCGGCATGGAGCTTATTTGTTCAGCACGTCTGTTTGCTGCCTACAGGACAGCCTGGCCGCTTGGTAGGCTGCTGTGGGAAGAAGCCATTCTCAGGTCCTGTCTCAACTCTCTCTGGTCACATGGCAAGCTTGACCTAGCCCCCTGCCCTGTCTTACTTCACACATTTACGAAGTCATCGTCCATTGGAAGGGAAAAGGAGCTGTTTCCTTGATTGGCCTACTGTGGAACCTTTAATGGGTAAGGTTACCACTGGAAAGCCCTGCCCTCCCCAATTCTTCCCTTGACAACGTAGATGCCTCCAGCAGGGAAAGATCTTAGGAGGCTTccctgactcagatggtaaagaatctgcctgcaatatgggagacccgggttccatccctggatcaggaagatcccctgaagaaggaactggcaacccactccagtgttcttgcctggagactctccatggacagaggagcctggaagactagagtccatggggtcacaaagagttgggtacgactgagcaactaacacacactcagacacacacacacacacacacacacattacaggGAATCTCTTTATGACACAATCTGGCCCGTGAGGAGTCTTGCTTCAGGGAGGCCGTGTTTCCTAGTGTATGTTTGGGGAAGGAGGTCTGTGTGGACCCCAGGCCCAGACTCAATCCAGCCTGCCCAACCCCTGACTGCTATGGTGCGGTGGTTGGGTGCCCACCCAGGGTGTCTCCTGGGGGCACCCACATGCCCTGTTTGGGGCAGGAAGTGCTAACTGAGAGCTATCTGCTGGTGATCTGGGGCCCTGTCAAATCAGTCAACCTTCTTTGTAGTCATCACACAGAGTTCCAACAACCCAGAGTCTGGGTTAAGTTTGGGCACAGAGGCTCAAGAACTAGGCAGAAGATCCAGCCTTGTCCTGTCCCAGCCAGAGGGTCTGAGCTGCCCAAGGCAGACCCTCTCACCAGCCTCGCAGGTGAGACTTactgtctgctctcagctttgtGGCCTTCCTGCCCCAGCCCTACCCACTGCAGGCCTTGGGCCTGCCCTCCCTGGCCCTGAGAGGCTCAAGCCCTAGCACCGTCAAGGTGACTGCTTTCCTGACCACGTCTGCCTGTCTGCCCACACCTCCCTGCCTGGCTCTATGATGGCCATCAGGAAATCAGCAGCAACAACCCAGGGTTCTTGTCTGCACGGAGCTTGGGCTCTCACAGGAGAGAGAGCTGTGGACTCCGTGGGCACAgcactctgctgctgggagggaatggCCGTGCTGGGCCATGGCCAGGACCACACTGTCTGCTGCATTTGCTGCCACGACAACGTCCCAGGCTTCTTCATGGCACGGAGCCCCACCCTGGGGCTGTTTATGGAGACTTCTGCTCCCTCTTGTGTCATCCCTCCTCGAGGCGGCGCAGTGACTCACAGATGGGTTGAGGAGACTCTCATTTTTGGAAAAGCAGAGGAATGTAGGGGTTACAGTGCCTGAAAGGGCACAAggaattatttctaaatttccaGATGTCTTAGAGAATTGTAGCACTCTGGGATACACCTGAATGTAATTGATGTagcactttgtgtgtgtgtgtgtgtgtgtgtgtgtgtgtgtgtaagctgaGTCCATGGTTCCACATGCATTCCATTCATTTCACTAGATCGAACGTTGAAAGCCATCTTATCGAGCActtcctgtgtgccagacactgcccTAGGTGCTTTGTATGCTGTGCCTCACTTTACCTTCTCAGAGCTGTCATTTtccccatcttacagaaaaagaaactgaggtacCAGGCGATTCAGTCACTTGTTCACGATCACAGCGGTGGTAAGTGTGGAGCAAGAATTCTCACCCAGACAACAGCCTGACTGCAGAGCCCCAGCTTGGACCCAGcacagtgtgagtgtgtgtgtgtgtgtgcgcgcgcacgctcATGCATGCCTCTGAGCCATGTGGGCTGCCCTGTGTATGGAAGATGAGAGAATGCAGAGGACACTGTTGAGAGGGACTCACCACCCTGCTCAGTCTGAGCAGCAAAGAGAAGGGGTATCACGTTCATGGACCAGGGCCTGAAGCCAACCTGATAGCTCTAACTAGTTGGATGAGATAGCTAGCTTAGATAGCTAGATGAGAAAGGGGGTGGGTGTCGGGCTCTAGTGATTGAAATGGTTTCTACCCAAGAAAAGTGGAGGCTTGCATGGAGTGGAGCTTTGCTGTCTTGGAAACATGCTAGGAGGCAGGCAGTTTCTGGAAGGGACTTCACGAACAGGTGGGGTCTGAAAACAACAAGCTGCGTGTTTCTTGGCTCCCTTCCACCCTGTCTCTGGTCTTGCCCTCCTCCGGCCTGCTGTGTCATCTGTACTGGGGCCCAGAGGGCCTCACGGACTTCACTACAATTCAGAAACTCCtgaagggaggaggcagggggacTCTGCTAGGCCCCCAGCTGCCATGGGTTCACTTCTTCCTGGAGGGCAGAGGACTCTCCATGTTCAGCAAAGGTTCCTTGGTGGAGCAGGGGAGCTGCACCCTGGGGCCTCTGGGGAGCCACCAGCCAGCTTCTGCTCTTCTTCCGCCTTTGATGTTCAGTCTCCAGGCAGTGGCTTCTCAGTTCTGCACAAGAGGGGCTGCTGCTCCCTAATGCATAGTTTGAGGGACACTTTGGTCTCCAGAGGGATTGTTGTGTAAAAAATAAAGGCAGCTCCAAAACAGTGGGCTTCGTCAGACCACACCACACATGGCTTCTGCTGCTCACCAGCCTTGACCCTTGTGTTTCCCATTCTACAAACTCCAAAGAGTGGGCCTTCTGGTGCCAACATTTATGATAGTCAACCCAGTCCTGACTGCCCACTAGTCCATGGCTAAGACAAAATTTTTCACTAGGGAATCGCAGAATATGGATAAGTCCTCAGGCTCTGGCGCCAGTCTGCCCAGCTCCCAAATTTCTCCCACTCCATGTACCTATTTAAGTGAGCCCCGGGTCAGCACCTATGTTGCCCTCTCTCGGGTCTCGCAATAGAAGCTAATGCTTACTGAGCGCCCACTGTGTGCCCGGTGCTGCCCTAAAGGCTTTATGCATGCCACCTCCTAACACCTTCGCAACAGCTCCAGCAGGGAGGTGCTATCATCTTACCCATTTTCCAGGATAAATGGAGAGACAAAAGTAGGCTAAGTCATTTGCCTGAGATCACATAGCTTGTGAGTGGCGTGATGTTGAGCAAGATATTTCACcttcctgagcctcagcttcctcatttgtacAGTGTGTCTGTCTGGGTGTTGTGAAGATTGAATGGGGGAATGCACATAGCACCTAGCAGAGTGCTGAGCACATAGCAAGTACTCACCAGACACGGTCACTTAAGCGTAGAGCTGAGGTTAATAACCCCAGtgtgaagagagagaaaacacgATGTCTCTAGCATTGCCTACAGTGAGTTAACTCCAGAATGCATGTCTTTACTGAGTCCCCtgtaaactccttgagggcaggggctTGGTCAGCCTGTTCATCGCTGGTTCCTGGGGCTTTGCACAGCATCTGACACAAGGTAGGTGCTTGGTGAAAGTCTGATGAATGACTGAGTGAAGGACTGCTTTGCGAGCCCCCTGGGCCATTCACAGCTTTGGACAGCCCCTTTCTCTTACACCACTCATCCTCTCCTGCTTTGTGGGTGTGACTTGAGTGTATCTGCCTCACTCCCTGTAAAATAGAATCTTCCCAAGTCAGAGCAGCCTGGGTCCTGCCCACTGCTATCTTTCCCAAGGAGACGATGTCAGACCTGGCAGTGCAGTGGAAATTCCTTGCAGCCTGGGTGCAAAAGGATCTCTCTTCTTGGGCAGGAAGTGGAGAATGTTGAAAACCTTGTTGAAGGTGGTTACAGACTTGGAATGTGAGCCAGCCAATGGGCAGCTTCAGGGCCTTGGATATCACAGAGCAGGGTCTAGGCTGATGGCAACCATCTGGGTCTGAGGCCCCTCCTTTCATTACACAGGTGAACATGGTTTCTAAACCACACTCCCCATCCCCATGGCATGGAGTGTGGCTGCTTATGCTCTGCTCCCCAGCACTTGCTTCCCAACATTCGCTGAGAAAATGAGCCCATGCTTGATCCCCTGCTAGTCCACCCACATGGGCACATGAGCCACCCTTGAGTGAAGTAACCGCTGCACTGCATTCTACCAAAACCTCCCACCTTGCCTTCTCATAGAGTTAGTCCTGGAAGAGCCCACTGCTGTGTGAAGCCACCTTCCCCTGAAGACCTCTGCTCTCTGGTCCTCCAAGACTTCGATCCACAGGTGAGAGTGAGGGACCATGAGGATGAGGCAGTTACACTGACAGTGAATTCCCAAGCaggcccagcccccagctccccATCCCCAGGAAACCCTGGACTCGACCTTCGTTCTTTCCAGAGATGTGAGCCCCCACCTCTCCAATTTCCTCTTACACCTCTTCTCtatttcccacccccacccctgcgtGACGACGTGGCGTGCATGCGGCCCATCTGGGGGATCAGGGAATCCTGTCGGGCATGCCAGCTTAATGAAATACTTGCAGTTTATTAAACACAGGCTTCCCTAAGCCCCGAGAGCCTGTGGGTATTTGAAAGCCCAAGGTAACCCCGAGCTACCACAAACGTAATTGTTACATGTGTCCCTGCATTCCTGGTGCAACCTCAAACTCCAACTCTTAAACAGCACACAAAATTAGCGACATAAAGTAACTCCTAGTCAGAGGAGAGGGGGAAATGTGGGGAAACACTGAGGGAGGCTCCCAGAATCCCTCAGGGCCTTTAAAAGTATATGAAGTTCCTGTTACCTCGCATAGCTGTGGCCATGGCGGGCGCTCCCCTCACCCCCGGCCATTCATGTTTGCAGAATCAGTTCATTATTATGTGGGCCTGGCCTGTCAACCTGGCATGATGTAGCTTGAATATTTCAAGTCCTGTTTCAGCCAAGGCGTGCTCCAGGGTGGCCGGCGGGGCTAGCTGAGCGAACCGTCTAGGGGCTCCCTCTGGAGCGGTATTTCTGGCACTCCTCCAGGGCTGGGCTGGAGAGGGCTGTGGAGAAACCCCAGGTGATCTGGAGCCCCATGCCCAGCACCTGGGGGAGGCTGCTCCTGGGGCACGCTTTCCCGTTCGTCCGTCTCCTCAGCGCGGAGCCTGTAAATCAGAGGCGAGGGGCTGAGATGGAAGCAGCAGACAAAGGCCTCCAGGGAGGTGCCTCCCTCGATGCGGACCACCATCTGGATGCCAGAGAAGGCCACTCTGTTGACGGCACCCAGGGTCACCTGCTCCAGGAACCTCAGCGTCAGTCCGTTGACCCACACGCTGCCCTTGCGGCTCAGGGCCTTCAAGCTGAAGGCCAGCCGGGTGCCGCCCTTCTCCAGGTAGGGCTCCAGTGACAGGTGCTGGCGGGAGAGGCGAGGGAGCTGCAGCCGGAGGTGGGCGTCCGGGCCCCTGCCCACCAGCAGTGGGCTGGCGTCGTGTTCCAGCTGAGGAGGGACATAAGCAAAGGTGGCAGAGCCCGGCGTGGGGTGGTGCAGGCTCACCCGAAGGACTGTGAGGGGCctctccatggacaggagcctgggaaAGATGGAACACAGATGCACAGGCCTGAGTGGTGGCAGTCACTCCCTCTGTGACTCCTTGAGCCTAGACATGCTTGCTGCCCTCAGGGATCCCTGGTCACCTCCAGCCAAGCAGAGCCGGGCACTGAACGTGGATGTggtcactctgctccagccaggcTGCAGCCATGGGCAGAGCTGGTGAAGCTCAGGCCCACTGTTTCTAGCCTCAACTTCATCCCTAACACACTCTGTGAGTTAGTGGGAAATGCCACTCACTCTCTAAATTTTAGTTCTCTTTAACATAACATAGGTACATCCATCCTTGTCTTTGCAAAGTCCAAGGCACACCAGCCTGTGTGGTGGGGTTTTGGTGGCATATTGGCATTTGGGGACAATTTGCCTGGCTTCCTGGGAAAGGAAGAATGGAAGACAGGATCCACCTTCCTTGTATCCGACAGTCACATGACAAACGCTTGCTGAGCCCTCCTCTGAGCCGGGCACTGACCAGCTGCTAGGACGAGCAAATCAACAGGAGCACCCAGCTGCATAAGGAGAAGGGGCTTCCAGTTCCCAGCATTAAGGAGGGACCCAGAAGAGGGAAGCCCTGCCCGCTCctgggagatgggaaaggctgcCTGGACACACCAAGGAAGAACAAAGACACCTAGCACATtccagaggacgagatggttgggtggcatcactgagtcaatggatgtgagtttaagcaggctccgggaattggtgaaggacagggaagcctgaagtgctgcagtccacgagatctcaaagagttggacaggactgagcgcctgaacagcagcaacaagcaCATTCCAAGTGCTCCTATGGATGCTAATGCTGCGAACATCTGCTCCTCACTGCCTAGGGCAGAAGACGGGTCCTGAGGATGCACTTGGCAAGAGCTGAGATCTCTCTCAGAACTGATAGGGGCTCCCTGGAGGTCGACTGGCCATACCCATGTGCAATGCACACGTCCCTTGCCCCA encodes:
- the TIFAB gene encoding TRAF-interacting protein with FHA domain-containing protein B, with the translated sequence MPPNLGELTAAVPELDAPQEVRLLSMERPLTVLRVSLHHPTPGSATFAYVPPQLEHDASPLLVGRGPDAHLRLQLPRLSRQHLSLEPYLEKGGTRLAFSLKALSRKGSVWVNGLTLRFLEQVTLGAVNRVAFSGIQMVVRIEGGTSLEAFVCCFHLSPSPLIYRLRAEETDERESVPQEQPPPGAGHGAPDHLGFLHSPLQPSPGGVPEIPLQREPLDGSLS